The nucleotide sequence ACCCAACCTATGCTTTCTTGGTTAAGGCTGAGCAGGCTGAAATCGATGTGTGGAGTGAGATTGAATTTTTTGCTCGCGCAATTTCTGCTTTAAGTCGTATGTCACAAGCGCAAGAGTTGAGTTATGCGGCTGCAGTACTGGCTGTGACTGGCACCAACGGTAAAACAACTACCACCGCATTAACCGGACAACTCTGTGAGCGCGCCGGCAAGAAGGTTGCTGTGGCAGGAAACATTAGTCCTGCAGCATTAGACAAGCTCATGAGCTGCTTGGATATTGCTGATCAAATCGTAGACATGCCAGACGTTTGGGTCTTGGAGTTATCCAGCTTTCAGTTGGTCTATACCCATACTTTGAATGCTACGGCAGCAACGGTGTTGAATATTACTCAAGACCACTTAGATTGGCATGGCGATATGCAAGCGTACGCGCAAGCTAAGTCACGGATATTTGGTATTGATACAGTTTGTATTTTGAATCGCGATGATTCCCTTGTAATGGGGCTACTGTCTGAAGAGCAAAAAGCAGAGAGAGCCATTGTGACCTTTGGCTCAAATCGCCCAGATGAGCAAGGCGCTTTTGGAATTGAGCATGATTTACGTGCTGGTGGAATTGATTGGCTGGTATGGGCTGAAGTAGATGAAGATGTTGAGCCTAAGCCTAAGCGTCGTCGTAAATCCGCAGTAGTTGAAGAAGATGAGCCGTTACGCCTCAAGCGCCTTATCCCAGCTGACGCCTTAAGAATACGTGGCCGTCACAATGCATTAAATGCGCTAGCAGCCCTAGCCTTAGCACGCGCCGCTAATTTACCTATGAATGCACTGTTACATGGCTTGCGTGATTACCATGGTGAGCCACATCGTGTGCAAAGTATTGCGATTGTTAAGGATGTTGAGTACGTAGATGACAGCAAAGGCACTAATGTAGGTGCGACTGTCGCTGCATTAAATGGCTTAGGCAGCAACGAGTCTGGCAAGCGCATTTGGTTGATTGCTGGTGGCGACGGAAAAGGCCAGGATTTCAGTCCATTACGTGAACCTGCGTTACGTTTTGTGAAGGGTGTTTTCCTAATCGGCAAAGATGGCGCTGCAATTGGTGAGGCTCTTGGCTCTGGAATTCAAAGTACGAATTGTGGCGATTTAATTTCTGCAGTTCAGGCCGCTGCCTCAAAAGCAGTATCAGGAGACTTGGTATTGCTCTCACCAGCTTGCGCAAGCTTAGACCAATTCCGTGACTATGTTGAACGTGCCCAAGTATTTACTGCAGAGGTTGAAGAGTTGGGTATGCGCTTTGAAGGGGTCCAGGTATGAATTTAAAAGAAAAATTCTTCCCCGAAAATCGGCTTGGACTCAATCGCTTCTGGAATTTTTCAAGAGGTGGAATTGATAACTTCCGCACTGGCTTGCGTGATGCTGTTTCAGGCGTAGAGCAAACCCGTTCGCGCATGATGGAGTATGACCAGTTACTTGTGTGGGCGGTCTTATCCTTGACCTTGATTGGCTTAGTCATGGTGTACTCGGCTTCCATTACTTTGGCCGATGGACCGAAGTATGCAAATTACAGTAGTAACTTCTTTCTCATTCGTCACGTGATTTCTTTGGTGATTGCGATTGGTGTCGGCATCTGGGCTTTTAAGATTCCCACTAAGGTATGGGATCGTTATTCACCAGTCATTTTTGGATTTACTGTTTTATTGCTGATCGCCGTCCTCATTCCTGGTGTGGGTAAAGGTGTGAATGGTGCGAAGCGTTGGATTCCTTTGGGGTTAATGAACTTCCAGCCATCCGAGTTGATGAAATTTGCTGCTGTGATATTTGCAGCAAGCTATACCGTTCAACGTCAGGAATATCTCCATTCCTTTGTAAAGGGCATGCTACCAATGGGTATTGCAGTTGCCCTGGTGGGTGGTCTATTGATGGCTGAGCCAGATATGGGCGCATTCGTAGTGGTTGCCTTGATTGCATTCGGCATTCTCTTTTTGGGCGGTATCAATGCTAAATTATTTGGCGGCTTGATCCTAGTTGGTTTGATGAGTGGCGCAACCATGATTGCGCTCTCTCCATTTCGTCGTGGACGCATGCTGGCCTTTATGGATCCATGGCAAGTAGATAACGCTGCCAATAAAGGCTATCAGTTAACCCATTCATTGATGGCATTTGGTCGGGGCGAATGGTTTGGTACAGGACTTGGCGGTAGCGTAGAAAAATTGCATTATTTACCAGAAGCGCATACCGATTTCATTATGGCTGTGATTGGCGAAGAGTTGGGATTTGTTGGTGTGGTGGTAGTGATTTTCTTGTTTTATTGGATCATACGTCGTGCCTTCTTAATTGGCCGCACTGCTTTGCAGTTGGATCGTAGCTTTGCTGGACTTGCTGCTAAAGGTGTTGCTATTTGGATTGGTTGGCAAGCCTTCATCAATATGGGCGTGAACCTTGGGTTGTTACCAACGAAAGGCTTGACTTTGCCATTGGTAAGTTATGGCGGTTCTGGCATTTTGATGAACGCAGTTGCCATTGCAATGTTGCTGCGTATTGATTTTGAAAATCGCATCCTCATGCGTGGAGGGAAGCTTTGACTAAACCCTCAATCTTGGTGATGGCTGGTGGTACTGGTGGACATATCTTTCCAGGCCTCGCTGTCGCTGAATATTTGCGGGTATGCGGCTGGAAGGTCTCTTGGTTGGGTAATCAAGCGGGCATGGAGTATCGCCTCGTGAAGTCTTGTGATTTCCCATTTGAGGCGGTCGAGTTCGGCGGTCTACGTGGCAAGGGATTAAAGGCAAAGTTGATGCTACCTATTAATCTTATGCGCGCTTGCTATCAAAGTTGGAAGATTATGCGTCGCCTAAAACCGAATGTGGTTTTAGGTATGGGTGGTTATATTACTTTCCCTGGTGGTTTAATCACGAAAGTTCTGAAACGTCCATTGGTTTTGCATGAAGCGAATTCAGTAGCTGGTAGTGCTAATCGTGCGTTGAGCAAAATTGCAATGCGGACTCTCACTGGGTTCCCCAACACAATGGATCATGCAGAGTGGGTAGGCAACCCGATTCGGGAAGAGTTTGATCACATGCTGGCGCCTGCAGCACGTTATGACCAGCGCCAAGGGCCTTTATCTATCTTGGTAGTAGGTGGTAGCTTGGGTGCTGCTGCCCTTAATGAAAGTATTCCGGCTGCGCTGGCATTAATTCCAGCGGAGTCACGCCCCAAAGTGATTCATCAGGCGGGCGATAAGCATTTAGTAGATCTACAGCAGAGATATGCTGGCTTAGGTGTAACGGCAGATATTCGCCCCTTTATTGACGACATGCCAACCGCGTATTCACAGGCCGATTTAGTGATTTGCCGTTCAGGTGCCATGACAGTTTCTGAAATAGCAGCTTGTGGTGTTGCATCTTGCCTTATTCCATTCCCATTTGCAATCGATGATCACCAAACTGCGAATGCGAAATTCTTATCAAATGCTAACGCAGCAGTTTTATTGCCGCAGACGTTACTGAATCCACAAGATTTAGCAATGATGATTCAGAACTTTAATCGCACAGAATTAAAAGAGATGGCATTACGTGCGCATGCTTTAGCAAAGCCACATGCTACCCAGCGTGTAGCTGAGGTATGCGCAGATTGTGCGGGGGTGGGAATATGAAAAATATCGTTCAGCAAATTCACTTCATCGGTATCGGTGGTGCTGGCATGAGCGGTATTGCTGAGGTGCTATTGAACCTGGGTTACCAAGTTTCAGGGTCAGACTTAGCGGATAGCGCAGTCACTAAGCGTCTGAGAGAATTAGGTGCAATTATTCATATTGGGCATGATCCTAAAAATATTGGTACGGCAGAGGCAGTAGTCATTTCCACCGCTGTTGCAGGCAATAATCCAGAAGTTTTGGCTGCACGCGCGGCGAAGGTACCAGTGATTCAGCGCGCAGTCATGTTGGGTGAGTTGATGCGCCTGAAACAGGGTATTGCAATTGCTGGCACACACGGCAAAACAACTACTACCAGCTTGGTTGCATCCGTTTTAGCTGAAGGTGGTCTAGATCCCACATTTGTGATCGGCGGCAAACTCAATTCTGCAGGTGCCAATGCGCGCTTGGGGCGTGGAGATTTTATTGTGGTTGAGGCGGACGAATCAGATGCCTCCTTCTTGCAATTATTTCCAGCTATGGAAGTGGTAACCAATATTGATGCTGATCATATGGATACTTATCAGCACGATATGGCTAGATTGAAACAGGCATTTGTTCAATTCATTCAGCGCATGCCTTTTTATGGTGTAGCAGTACTTTGTATTGATGATGCTAATGTGCGCGACATTATTCCGTTTGTATCTCAGCCAGTACTTCGCTATGGTTTATCAGGGGATGCAGATATTCGCGCAAGTAATGTTCGTGCGGATGGTACACAGATGCACTTCACGGTTGACCGTCGTACTGTGCGTAGGCATGGCAATAAACCAGGCCCACTAAATATCACCCTGAATTTACCAGGCTTGCATAACGTCTGCAATGCCTTGGCTGCTATTGGTATAGCAACAGAGTTGGGTGTGGGTGATGAAGCAATTATGAAAGCCCTGTCTGAGTTTGGTGGTGTTGGTCGTCGCTTCCAGCGCTATGGAGAGATTCCTTTGGCATCAGGCGGTAGCTTTACCTTGATCGATGATTACGGCCATCACCCAGTGGAAATGGCTGCAACCTTAGCTGCAGCGAGAGGTGCTTACCCAGATCGTCGCTTGGTCTTAGCATTCCAGCCGCACCGCTTTACCAGAACGCGTGATTGCTTCGGTGAGTTTGTTCAAGTCCTCAAAAATTTTGACGCTTTGGTGCTGACTGATGTGTATCCAGCGGGCGAAGCAAAAATTCCAGGGGCTGATAGTAAGAGCTTAATAAGGGCCGCAATTGCTGAAGACAAGAATTCTAAAGTTTTATTGGATTCAAGTGCAGTTGCTTATGCTGCAAACGTGGCAGAGATGCCAGAAAAATTAAGTCAGGTTTTAAAAGATGGGGATGTATTAATTACGATGGGTGCGGGATCAATTTCTGCTTTGCCACATACGCTGTCGGAGGCAAAGAATGTCTAAGGTAGGTGCTAATTTGATTTCTTGGGGTGATCGCGTTAAGTCCAGCTTGGCTGGCCTAGATCTTAAGTCGTTAGGACGTGTTGGTGTTTTGCTTGGCGGGAAATCAGGCGAACGAGAGATTTCTCTTATGTCAGGTAATGGCGTATTAGAGGCTTTGCGCGCAAAAGGGGTTGATGCCCATGCTTTTGATACGGGTTTGCGTTGCCCTACCGAAATAGTAAAAGAAAACTTCGATCGTGTATTCATTTCCTTGCATGGCCGCTTTGGTGAAGACGGAACCATCCAAGGATTGCTGGAGTTGTTAGGGTTACCTTATACGGGTAGTGGTGTTTTGGCCTCTGCTCTAGCAATCGACAAAATTGTCACTAAGCAAGTCTGGATTAGTAATGGACTTGCTACTCCTGAGTATGTAGAGTTAACTGCTGATAGCAATTGGAATGCAGTCGTGAAGCACCTGGGCTTGCCTTTGATTGTGAAGCCAGCAAATGAAGGATCTTCTTTGGGTTTAACGAAAGTAAAGTCCGCAGAAGAGTTGCCCGCTGCTTACAGGCTTGCAGCTGGATTAGACAAAAAAGTGATTGCAGAGACTTGCATCATTGGCGATGAATTAACTTGCCCAATAGTTGGTCAGGGTAATACGGCTGAAGCATTGCCGGTGATCAAAATTATTCCGCCTCAAGCAAATTACGATTTTCATAATAAGTATTTTTCTGATGAAACTCAGTACTTATGCCCTACCGGACTGGCACCTGAAGTCAATGCCGCCATCCAGGAATTAGCTTTGGCCGCATATAAAGCTTTGGGTTGTCGTACATGGGGCCGTGCTGACGTAATGCTAGATCAAAAGACCGGTAAGCCTTACTTGTTGGAAATGAATACTTCTCCTGGTATGACTTCCCACTCTTTGGTGCCAATGGCTGCCAAAGCTGCTGGTATCGAGTATGCAGATTTAGTGCTTTGGTTACTCAGTCAAACGTTGCATCAAAAAGAGGATGCTGCTGCATGAGCAACTTCATGGATCGCTTCGGTGAAATTTTCTCTATGTTGATGTCTCCGCTTTGGAATCATGCGGAGCGCATGGAGAAGCTGAGTCGTTTCTTGCTGCGCTGCTTTGTGGTAATGCTCGTCATTGGTATTTTGGTTTGGCTAAGTCAGCGACCAGTTTTCGCTTTGAAGCAGATTCAGATTGAGCCAGTTACTGGCCAAATATTGAAACACATCAACAAGCCTATTGTTAAGCAACAAGTTTTAGCAACAGTGCAGGGTAATTTTTTCAGTGTTCGTTTAGAAGATGTGAAGCGAGGCTTTGAAAGTATGCCTTGGGTACGACACGCCAATGTCCGCCGTGTTTGGCCAAATGGTTTAGTGGTGAGTATTGAAGAGCAGAAGCCTTTTGGTACCTGGGGTGGCGCTGAGAGTCGTATCCTAATGAATACCCATGGCGAGCTCTTTACTGGACGCGTTACTGAGGTGAGTGAGGATGTGCGTTTAGTTGACTTTTCTGGCCCTGAAGATGCGAGCAAAGAAGTGATGAGTCTTTATGAAAAAGCCAACAACTGGTTTAAACCATGGGGTTCAGAAGTCACTAGCCTTGCTCTGACTGAGCGCTACGCATGGCACGTCAAGCTCTCAAACGGAATGAAAGTAGAGTTTGGCCGCGATGAGGAAAGCTCCGATAAAAATTTAACGGAAGAACGTGTGGCGCGTTTATTTAAATATTGGCCACAAGTACAAGAGAAGTGGGCGAATCGAGTAGATGCAGTCGATTTGCGATATGCAAATGGTTTTGCGGTTCATCTTGCTTCTGCAAGCTTGAAAAAGAATGAAGTAGATGGCAAAAAAAGTGAGCTGAAGCAATGAGGAATGGTAATGAGTAAAGACAATCGCGATATTTTGGTTGGTTTAGATATTGGAACTTCCAAGGTGGTTGCCCTGGTTGCTGAATTAGCTCCGGATGGTCAATTCAACGTAGTGGGTGTTGGTCAAACTGCATCGAAGGGACTAAAGAAGGGTGTTGTAGTCAATATTGAGGCAACCGTTCAGTCGATTCAGAAGGCGCTTGAAGAGGCTGAGGTAATGGCCGATCGCCAGATTGTCCAAGTATTTACAGGTATCGCGGGTAACCACATTGTGAGCTTTAACTCCAGCGGTATGGTTGCAATACGCGACAAAGAGGTTGGTTCTGGTGATGTTGAGCGCGTATTGGAGACGGCTAAAGCAATCAACATTCCAACAGATCAACAGATTTTGCACATCCTGGTTCAAGAATTCATTATTGATGGCCAAGAAGATGTACGCGAGCCAATTGGTATGAGCGGTCTTCGCTTAGAGGTGAAGGTACATATTGTTACTGGCGCCGTAAGCGCAGCACAAAATATTGTGAAGTGTGTGCGTCGTTGTGGCCTCGAAGTGAATGACCTCATCTTGCAGCCTTTGGCATCTAGCTTGGCGGTATTAACCGAAGATGAGAAAGAGCTTGGTGTGGTATTGGTTGATATTGGCGGTGGTACAACCGATATTGCAATTTATTGCCAGGGTTCGATTCGTCACACAGCAGTGATTCCTATTGCGGGCGATCAGATCACTAATGACATTGCGATGGCATTACGTACACCAACAATTGATGCGGAAGATTTGAAGATTGCACACGGCATTGCTCGTCAAGAGATG is from Polynucleobacter sp. MWH-S4W17 and encodes:
- the murD gene encoding UDP-N-acetylmuramoyl-L-alanine--D-glutamate ligase, whose protein sequence is MSDEGYQAPSRFLILGLGESGVAMAKWCLRNGAEVRLADTREQSSFTERQNAWLEELQIAGLKDICFGPLDESLLNNIDVIGISPGLSPVQDPTYAFLVKAEQAEIDVWSEIEFFARAISALSRMSQAQELSYAAAVLAVTGTNGKTTTTALTGQLCERAGKKVAVAGNISPAALDKLMSCLDIADQIVDMPDVWVLELSSFQLVYTHTLNATAATVLNITQDHLDWHGDMQAYAQAKSRIFGIDTVCILNRDDSLVMGLLSEEQKAERAIVTFGSNRPDEQGAFGIEHDLRAGGIDWLVWAEVDEDVEPKPKRRRKSAVVEEDEPLRLKRLIPADALRIRGRHNALNALAALALARAANLPMNALLHGLRDYHGEPHRVQSIAIVKDVEYVDDSKGTNVGATVAALNGLGSNESGKRIWLIAGGDGKGQDFSPLREPALRFVKGVFLIGKDGAAIGEALGSGIQSTNCGDLISAVQAAASKAVSGDLVLLSPACASLDQFRDYVERAQVFTAEVEELGMRFEGVQV
- the ftsW gene encoding putative lipid II flippase FtsW, with the protein product MNLKEKFFPENRLGLNRFWNFSRGGIDNFRTGLRDAVSGVEQTRSRMMEYDQLLVWAVLSLTLIGLVMVYSASITLADGPKYANYSSNFFLIRHVISLVIAIGVGIWAFKIPTKVWDRYSPVIFGFTVLLLIAVLIPGVGKGVNGAKRWIPLGLMNFQPSELMKFAAVIFAASYTVQRQEYLHSFVKGMLPMGIAVALVGGLLMAEPDMGAFVVVALIAFGILFLGGINAKLFGGLILVGLMSGATMIALSPFRRGRMLAFMDPWQVDNAANKGYQLTHSLMAFGRGEWFGTGLGGSVEKLHYLPEAHTDFIMAVIGEELGFVGVVVVIFLFYWIIRRAFLIGRTALQLDRSFAGLAAKGVAIWIGWQAFINMGVNLGLLPTKGLTLPLVSYGGSGILMNAVAIAMLLRIDFENRILMRGGKL
- the murG gene encoding undecaprenyldiphospho-muramoylpentapeptide beta-N-acetylglucosaminyltransferase, giving the protein MAGGTGGHIFPGLAVAEYLRVCGWKVSWLGNQAGMEYRLVKSCDFPFEAVEFGGLRGKGLKAKLMLPINLMRACYQSWKIMRRLKPNVVLGMGGYITFPGGLITKVLKRPLVLHEANSVAGSANRALSKIAMRTLTGFPNTMDHAEWVGNPIREEFDHMLAPAARYDQRQGPLSILVVGGSLGAAALNESIPAALALIPAESRPKVIHQAGDKHLVDLQQRYAGLGVTADIRPFIDDMPTAYSQADLVICRSGAMTVSEIAACGVASCLIPFPFAIDDHQTANAKFLSNANAAVLLPQTLLNPQDLAMMIQNFNRTELKEMALRAHALAKPHATQRVAEVCADCAGVGI
- the murC gene encoding UDP-N-acetylmuramate--L-alanine ligase, with product MKNIVQQIHFIGIGGAGMSGIAEVLLNLGYQVSGSDLADSAVTKRLRELGAIIHIGHDPKNIGTAEAVVISTAVAGNNPEVLAARAAKVPVIQRAVMLGELMRLKQGIAIAGTHGKTTTTSLVASVLAEGGLDPTFVIGGKLNSAGANARLGRGDFIVVEADESDASFLQLFPAMEVVTNIDADHMDTYQHDMARLKQAFVQFIQRMPFYGVAVLCIDDANVRDIIPFVSQPVLRYGLSGDADIRASNVRADGTQMHFTVDRRTVRRHGNKPGPLNITLNLPGLHNVCNALAAIGIATELGVGDEAIMKALSEFGGVGRRFQRYGEIPLASGGSFTLIDDYGHHPVEMAATLAAARGAYPDRRLVLAFQPHRFTRTRDCFGEFVQVLKNFDALVLTDVYPAGEAKIPGADSKSLIRAAIAEDKNSKVLLDSSAVAYAANVAEMPEKLSQVLKDGDVLITMGAGSISALPHTLSEAKNV
- a CDS encoding D-alanine--D-alanine ligase; this encodes MSKVGANLISWGDRVKSSLAGLDLKSLGRVGVLLGGKSGEREISLMSGNGVLEALRAKGVDAHAFDTGLRCPTEIVKENFDRVFISLHGRFGEDGTIQGLLELLGLPYTGSGVLASALAIDKIVTKQVWISNGLATPEYVELTADSNWNAVVKHLGLPLIVKPANEGSSLGLTKVKSAEELPAAYRLAAGLDKKVIAETCIIGDELTCPIVGQGNTAEALPVIKIIPPQANYDFHNKYFSDETQYLCPTGLAPEVNAAIQELALAAYKALGCRTWGRADVMLDQKTGKPYLLEMNTSPGMTSHSLVPMAAKAAGIEYADLVLWLLSQTLHQKEDAAA
- a CDS encoding cell division protein FtsQ/DivIB, whose product is MSNFMDRFGEIFSMLMSPLWNHAERMEKLSRFLLRCFVVMLVIGILVWLSQRPVFALKQIQIEPVTGQILKHINKPIVKQQVLATVQGNFFSVRLEDVKRGFESMPWVRHANVRRVWPNGLVVSIEEQKPFGTWGGAESRILMNTHGELFTGRVTEVSEDVRLVDFSGPEDASKEVMSLYEKANNWFKPWGSEVTSLALTERYAWHVKLSNGMKVEFGRDEESSDKNLTEERVARLFKYWPQVQEKWANRVDAVDLRYANGFAVHLASASLKKNEVDGKKSELKQ
- the ftsA gene encoding cell division protein FtsA, translated to MSKDNRDILVGLDIGTSKVVALVAELAPDGQFNVVGVGQTASKGLKKGVVVNIEATVQSIQKALEEAEVMADRQIVQVFTGIAGNHIVSFNSSGMVAIRDKEVGSGDVERVLETAKAINIPTDQQILHILVQEFIIDGQEDVREPIGMSGLRLEVKVHIVTGAVSAAQNIVKCVRRCGLEVNDLILQPLASSLAVLTEDEKELGVVLVDIGGGTTDIAIYCQGSIRHTAVIPIAGDQITNDIAMALRTPTIDAEDLKIAHGIARQEMADPTAMIDVPGVGDREPRPMSKQALAAVIEPRVEELFTLVRGVVRDSGYEDMVSSGIVLTGGTALMPGMVELAEQVFLRPARIGTPEYRGHLHEVLRSPRYATSIGLLMEGQAQLLRGRRVSQSGALQGVISRMKEWFAGNF